The Clostridium sporogenes genome contains a region encoding:
- a CDS encoding ABC transporter permease: MILNKRIKRELKNNIFRYGALFFMLVLGMSMVIGTSAATDSVINTIKECNKKNNIENGEFSVFVPLSGKDKEYLKRKGVQIEENFYMDFDLDNSSTLRVFKNRKGINLVQLNEGKLAVKDNEIVLEKHYAKNHNYSVNDIIRIADKKYIVTGIGTVPDYNLVMANPSDISSNIQKFSISFVSEKAYNTLKSSGRFKSSEEYCYSYILKGEMTDKELKDYLVNMDFDKEKITNIYMKQVIEKIENNKKKLIKSTEEIRDGSKNIADKSTKLKDGANKLEGGAIKLRDGLENLSDGAGTLSGAMGELRSGIDNIKSGTASLKRGSESLEEGLNKLTANNKALINGAEVVFNSMLVQASLDLSNITGKNISLNKNNYEQILNNLMSSSNDERLQRIILNIKKQLMSYKEFYDGLKNYLNGVDASYKGAVNLAQGAAKIDNGSQKLQEGASKVYNAGIKLKNGSEKLEKGSKDLKSGISKASKGASEFNKGNKELYKGTEKFKEGITKFANDNMNYKYENLTSFLVNKDNPRINGAEDDTKINKVVSMFSGIIFIILVAYMISVFITHNIEKESAVIGTLYSMGYLKKELLIHFLILPVVIVSLGGIIGTIIGFSLIPYMAKDSALYFSFPDVKKYYSLYLIGYGIIVPTLIAIIVNIVVINKKLSKEPLKLLRKEKKQNKISNINLGNMGFINRYRIRQQLREIRGNIILAAGLFLSILLMIFAFTIYGSITNLVDNTSKDVKFNYMYLLKYPPEENPDKSEACYTKSLNIYYDLLGADLEVAALGIDSNNPYYNFKVKCNKDEIYISDSVSKKFGYKKGDKITLNDNLEDKNYTFTVADIVKYSHGLYVFMDIDNMREVFGKQNNYYNTLLSDKKINIDSGRVLSVTTHKEIVDGVSLFLDNMFGMIVSLLIVSILVFMLVMYLLLKMMIDKGTFSISLIKVFGFNDKEINKLYLGSSLYTVLIAVIISIPMGKLIMNNIYPSMVANVATAMPAYIYPMNYVIIIAIIFVSYFIVNLFLKKHLKKVSLVEILKDRE; the protein is encoded by the coding sequence ATGATTTTAAATAAAAGAATAAAAAGGGAATTAAAAAATAATATTTTTAGATATGGGGCCTTGTTTTTTATGCTTGTATTAGGAATGTCTATGGTTATTGGTACGTCAGCGGCTACAGACTCAGTAATTAATACTATAAAAGAATGTAACAAAAAAAATAATATTGAAAATGGAGAGTTTTCAGTGTTTGTACCATTATCCGGAAAAGATAAGGAATATCTTAAGAGAAAAGGGGTTCAAATAGAAGAGAATTTTTATATGGATTTTGATTTAGATAATAGTTCTACTCTTAGAGTATTTAAAAATAGAAAGGGAATAAATTTAGTTCAGTTAAATGAGGGTAAACTAGCAGTAAAGGATAATGAAATAGTTTTAGAGAAACATTATGCCAAAAATCATAATTATAGTGTAAATGATATTATTAGAATAGCAGATAAAAAATATATTGTAACAGGTATTGGCACAGTTCCAGATTATAATTTAGTTATGGCCAATCCTTCAGATATATCTTCTAATATACAGAAGTTTAGTATTTCTTTTGTAAGTGAAAAAGCATATAATACTTTAAAATCTAGTGGGAGGTTTAAATCCAGCGAAGAATATTGTTATAGTTATATTTTAAAAGGTGAAATGACAGATAAAGAATTAAAAGATTATTTGGTAAATATGGATTTTGATAAGGAAAAGATAACTAATATATATATGAAACAAGTAATTGAAAAAATAGAAAATAATAAGAAAAAACTTATTAAGAGCACAGAAGAAATAAGGGATGGCAGTAAAAACATTGCTGATAAAAGTACAAAATTAAAAGATGGAGCCAATAAATTAGAAGGAGGAGCTATAAAGCTAAGGGATGGATTAGAAAATCTCAGTGATGGAGCGGGCACCTTATCTGGAGCTATGGGAGAGTTAAGATCAGGGATCGATAATATAAAATCAGGTACAGCATCCCTAAAAAGGGGAAGTGAATCTTTAGAAGAAGGATTAAATAAGCTAACTGCTAATAACAAAGCATTAATTAATGGAGCAGAAGTAGTATTTAATTCTATGTTAGTACAAGCATCTTTAGATTTAAGCAATATAACAGGGAAGAATATTAGTTTAAATAAAAATAATTATGAACAAATTTTAAATAATTTAATGAGTAGTAGTAATGATGAAAGGTTACAGAGGATTATTCTAAATATAAAAAAGCAGTTAATGAGTTATAAAGAATTCTATGATGGATTAAAAAATTATTTAAATGGGGTTGATGCTTCATATAAAGGAGCAGTTAACTTGGCACAGGGAGCAGCTAAGATAGATAACGGCTCTCAAAAGCTGCAAGAGGGTGCGTCCAAAGTTTATAATGCAGGTATAAAATTAAAAAACGGTAGTGAAAAGCTTGAAAAAGGAAGTAAAGATTTAAAATCAGGAATCAGTAAGGCTTCAAAGGGAGCTTCAGAATTTAATAAGGGAAATAAGGAGTTATATAAAGGAACAGAAAAATTTAAAGAAGGCATTACTAAATTTGCAAATGATAATATGAATTATAAGTATGAAAATTTAACTTCATTTTTAGTAAATAAAGATAATCCTAGAATTAACGGTGCTGAGGATGATACAAAAATTAATAAAGTAGTATCTATGTTTTCAGGTATTATATTTATTATTTTAGTGGCATATATGATTTCTGTATTTATTACACATAATATTGAAAAAGAAAGTGCTGTTATTGGAACATTATACTCTATGGGATATTTAAAAAAAGAATTACTTATACATTTTTTAATTTTACCAGTAGTTATTGTGTCTTTAGGTGGTATTATTGGGACAATAATAGGCTTTTCTTTAATACCATATATGGCAAAAGATAGTGCTTTATATTTTTCTTTTCCTGATGTAAAAAAATATTATTCTTTATATTTAATTGGATATGGAATAATAGTACCAACCTTAATTGCCATAATAGTTAATATTGTTGTTATAAATAAGAAACTATCAAAGGAGCCTTTAAAGTTATTGAGAAAAGAGAAAAAACAAAATAAAATTTCTAATATAAACCTAGGAAATATGGGATTTATAAATCGTTATAGAATTAGGCAGCAGCTTAGGGAAATCAGAGGAAATATTATTTTGGCTGCAGGACTATTTTTATCTATTTTACTTATGATCTTTGCCTTCACCATTTATGGTAGTATTACTAATTTGGTAGATAATACTTCAAAGGATGTTAAATTTAATTATATGTATCTATTAAAATATCCTCCAGAAGAAAATCCAGACAAAAGTGAGGCTTGTTATACTAAATCATTAAATATATATTATGATTTATTAGGAGCAGATTTAGAGGTAGCGGCGCTTGGGATTGATTCTAATAATCCATATTATAATTTTAAAGTAAAATGCAATAAAGATGAAATTTATATATCAGATTCTGTTTCTAAAAAATTTGGTTATAAAAAGGGTGATAAAATTACTCTTAATGATAATTTAGAAGATAAGAATTATACATTCACTGTAGCAGATATAGTTAAGTATTCCCATGGGCTTTATGTGTTTATGGATATTGATAATATGAGAGAGGTTTTTGGAAAACAAAATAATTATTATAATACTTTACTATCTGATAAGAAAATCAACATTGATAGTGGTAGAGTTCTTTCAGTTACTACTCATAAGGAAATAGTAGATGGAGTATCTTTATTTTTAGACAATATGTTTGGAATGATTGTATCTTTATTAATTGTATCAATATTAGTGTTTATGTTAGTTATGTATTTATTACTTAAGATGATGATTGATAAAGGAACCTTTAGTATTTCACTAATAAAAGTATTCGGTTTTAATGATAAGGAAATAAATAAACTTTATCTTGGAAGTTCACTATATACAGTATTAATAGCAGTAATTATTTCTATTCCAATGGGGAAACTTATTATGAATAATATATATCCATCCATGGTGGCTAACGTTGCAACTGCAATGCCAGCATATATATATCCTATGAATTATGTAATTATAATTGCTATAATATTTGTATCTTACTTTATAGTTAATTTGTTTTTAAAGAAACATCTTAAGAAGGTTTCTTTGGTAGAAATATTAAAAGATAGAGAATAA
- a CDS encoding ABC transporter permease produces the protein MINIFKSELLKLKRSRFLEIVMIIPIFFVCTGISNFIRYKSTFMKHNPSIWDPIYEQSALMYGLFLLPLLVTIIMAILVHIEKTDNNLRRIVSLPIKKSHIYICKFLAGSLLIFINIVVFIVIVVICGNLLKPANSSMPLYVIYRPILAYFSLLPVMAIQYYLSMKFSNVFISIGIGTIFSIPSVLVGITKFWIVFPWCYAFKAISATHTSMPIPTGILMYIIGIVTTIIVTLKGIKELNNKDIL, from the coding sequence GTGATAAACATATTTAAAAGTGAACTTTTAAAATTAAAACGTTCAAGATTCCTAGAAATAGTAATGATAATACCAATATTTTTTGTTTGTACAGGAATTAGTAATTTTATAAGATATAAATCAACATTTATGAAACATAACCCCAGTATATGGGATCCAATATATGAACAAAGTGCCTTAATGTATGGATTATTTTTATTGCCTTTGCTTGTAACAATTATAATGGCTATTTTGGTACACATAGAAAAAACAGATAATAATCTAAGAAGAATTGTATCTCTTCCTATAAAAAAAAGCCATATTTATATATGTAAGTTTTTAGCAGGCTCTTTGCTTATTTTTATTAACATAGTAGTATTTATAGTCATTGTAGTCATCTGTGGCAACTTATTAAAACCTGCTAATTCCTCAATGCCTTTATATGTTATCTATCGTCCCATTCTAGCTTATTTTTCACTACTACCAGTTATGGCGATACAATATTACTTAAGCATGAAATTCTCAAATGTTTTTATATCCATAGGAATAGGAACCATATTTTCAATTCCTTCTGTTTTGGTTGGGATTACAAAATTTTGGATTGTATTCCCATGGTGCTATGCTTTTAAAGCTATTTCTGCTACACATACTTCAATGCCAATACCCACTGGAATATTAATGTACATTATAGGAATTGTTACTACTATAATCGTTACTTTAAAAGGTATTAAAGAACTTAATAATAAAGATATCCTTTAA
- a CDS encoding ABC transporter permease produces the protein MSLLCLLKIEFIKQKRGFLWKIVFIIPLVALCLFSTYLYIKYNSLISLNALKQFEKFGAKTKLDILLFVNHQGSLWFMLSSLIFILAATQINFMEHKENCWKSVLSLPLNRTKVYLSKWLVVFIFCSISIVLNSLGFVIILFIFKLGNFINGTIIFKYIIFQILCSLSIISFQQFISSYFKNLLVPLTIAFIGITNTFMFWQSNFLSNIIPYMPTLRAIPLGDGKDAKTAVISSIISGILWLTIGILEFKNKDIK, from the coding sequence ATGAGCCTGCTATGTTTATTAAAAATAGAATTTATAAAGCAAAAAAGAGGATTTTTATGGAAAATTGTTTTTATAATTCCATTAGTTGCTCTTTGTCTTTTCTCCACATACCTTTATATCAAATATAATAGCTTGATATCATTAAATGCTTTAAAACAATTTGAAAAATTTGGTGCCAAAACTAAACTAGATATTTTACTTTTTGTAAATCATCAAGGATCTTTGTGGTTTATGCTTTCTAGTTTAATTTTTATACTGGCAGCTACACAAATTAATTTTATGGAACATAAAGAAAATTGCTGGAAATCTGTTCTTTCACTACCTCTTAATAGAACTAAAGTGTATCTTTCAAAATGGCTAGTAGTTTTCATATTTTGTTCTATTTCCATAGTTTTAAATAGTTTAGGATTTGTTATTATTCTTTTTATATTTAAATTAGGAAATTTCATTAATGGGACTATAATATTTAAATATATAATCTTTCAAATATTATGCTCACTCAGCATAATAAGCTTCCAACAATTTATTAGTAGCTATTTTAAAAATCTTTTAGTTCCTTTAACTATAGCTTTTATAGGAATTACTAATACTTTTATGTTTTGGCAAAGTAATTTTTTAAGTAACATAATTCCTTATATGCCAACTTTAAGAGCTATACCTCTAGGTGATGGAAAAGATGCTAAGACAGCAGTTATTAGTAGTATAATCTCTGGAATACTATGGCTTACAATAGGTATATTAGAATTTAAAAATAAAGATATTAAATAA
- a CDS encoding ABC transporter ATP-binding protein, whose product MSNFIIETKNLTKSFESFNAVSNLNLQVKKGRIYGFLGPNGAGKSTTIRMLLGLIKPTNGEINIFGKSIKENRIKILKNTGSLVESPSYYANLTAYENLKISAKILNLKESYIDDVLETVKLTKWKNTQVKKFSLGMKQRLGIALALIGEPDLLILDEPTNGLDPEGIHEIRELIKELPKINGMSVLISSHILSEIQIMADDIGIINLGKLLFQGSLDELLLKFPDEKNLEDIFLKLIKGVA is encoded by the coding sequence ATGTCAAATTTTATAATTGAAACAAAAAATCTAACAAAATCCTTTGAAAGCTTTAATGCAGTAAGTAATTTAAACTTGCAGGTGAAAAAGGGAAGAATATATGGATTTTTAGGCCCTAATGGAGCAGGAAAATCTACTACAATACGTATGCTTTTAGGACTTATAAAACCTACTAATGGAGAAATTAATATTTTCGGTAAAAGCATTAAAGAAAACAGAATAAAAATTTTAAAAAATACAGGCTCTCTTGTAGAATCACCATCTTATTATGCTAATTTAACTGCCTATGAAAATTTAAAAATATCTGCGAAAATTTTAAATTTAAAAGAAAGTTATATAGATGATGTTTTAGAAACTGTTAAACTAACCAAATGGAAAAATACTCAAGTAAAAAAGTTTTCTCTTGGAATGAAGCAAAGATTAGGCATTGCTCTAGCTTTAATTGGGGAACCTGATCTTTTAATTTTAGATGAACCTACTAATGGTCTTGATCCTGAAGGTATACATGAAATAAGAGAACTTATAAAAGAACTGCCTAAAATTAATGGAATGTCCGTTCTAATTTCAAGCCACATTTTAAGTGAAATTCAGATTATGGCAGATGATATTGGCATAATAAATTTAGGTAAGCTTTTATTTCAAGGCTCCCTAGATGAATTGCTCTTAAAATTCCCTGATGAAAAAAATCTTGAGGATATATTTCTTAAGCTTATTAAAGGAGTTGCTTAA
- a CDS encoding response regulator transcription factor codes for MQDEILDRKILLIDDEMELLNLMETVLKKEGFRRILKISNGIDGVKLCKSEKPDIVVLDVMMPGIDGFETCKKIREFSFIPIVFLSAKSEDIDKILALGLGGDDYVTKPFSPIEVAYRIKAHLRRKIYIKNEIYNTEEKIINFGDVTLNLTKGEVIKNGENIIFAPKEYNLLCYMAENSNRILSKQMLCNKVWGDDFQGYDNTIMVHIRKLREKIEADPSNPKYILTVKGLGYKLNIEK; via the coding sequence ATGCAGGATGAAATTTTAGATAGAAAAATTTTATTAATTGATGATGAAATGGAACTTTTAAATCTCATGGAAACAGTATTAAAGAAAGAAGGTTTTAGAAGAATATTAAAAATAAGTAATGGAATTGACGGAGTTAAATTGTGTAAGAGTGAGAAACCAGATATAGTAGTTCTCGATGTGATGATGCCAGGTATAGATGGATTTGAAACCTGCAAAAAAATTAGAGAATTTAGTTTCATTCCAATTGTTTTTTTATCAGCAAAATCAGAAGATATAGACAAAATCCTTGCTCTTGGATTAGGGGGGGATGATTATGTAACAAAACCATTCAGTCCTATAGAGGTAGCTTATAGGATTAAAGCTCATCTTAGAAGAAAAATATATATTAAAAATGAAATATATAATACAGAAGAAAAGATAATAAATTTTGGGGATGTAACACTTAATTTAACTAAAGGAGAAGTTATAAAAAATGGAGAAAATATAATCTTTGCTCCAAAGGAATATAATTTATTATGCTATATGGCGGAAAACTCTAATAGAATATTAAGTAAGCAAATGCTTTGTAATAAAGTGTGGGGAGATGACTTTCAAGGTTATGATAATACTATAATGGTTCACATAAGAAAATTAAGGGAAAAAATAGAAGCAGATCCCTCTAATCCTAAGTATATTTTAACTGTTAAGGGATTAGGCTACAAATTAAATATTGAAAAGTAG
- a CDS encoding HAMP domain-containing sensor histidine kinase, whose product MKFINRNKWTITRTFLAAFLIVITLTFVINCVLIFSSVIETSKISLDNPEDFTIEFSKYISYKNNIPYVEEEGKEELIKKAAWIQILDEDFKEKYSFHKPKVAPKRYNPITLMHGYKYDIGYYSIFIGESKNNHKTYSYIVGFPLENIAKHTLVFSPFMVKKIISGGILFLLCINILIAIIVAYLFFATKMGKPLERIIQGIKELSEGNYEKYYKEEGIYREVFVSLNKLNKILNENKLQRKELDKMRDNWITSISHDVKTPLSSIKGYSEIMKKPDYSFSPSEVKEYSSIIWKKASYIQALIEELNLTYKLKNKLFLVNKSKTNMVNMLQNIIIEILNHPMYSKRNLNFHYQKEIVMGFVDEVLLKRALTNLIFNAIIHNDEKVKVDILIYEKDNSIYILIKDTGKGISKEDLPYIFERYYRGTNTSSSNEGSGLGMAIAKQIIDIHRGEIYIESKLDVGTDITIILNK is encoded by the coding sequence ATGAAATTTATAAATAGAAATAAGTGGACCATCACAAGAACTTTTTTAGCAGCTTTTTTAATAGTAATAACGCTAACTTTTGTTATTAATTGCGTTTTAATTTTTAGCTCTGTTATTGAAACAAGTAAAATTTCATTAGATAATCCTGAGGATTTTACAATAGAGTTTTCTAAGTATATATCATATAAAAATAATATACCTTATGTAGAAGAAGAAGGGAAAGAGGAGCTTATAAAAAAAGCCGCATGGATTCAGATACTTGATGAAGATTTTAAAGAAAAATATTCTTTCCATAAACCAAAAGTAGCTCCCAAAAGATATAATCCAATAACTTTAATGCATGGATACAAGTATGATATAGGGTACTATAGTATTTTTATAGGAGAAAGTAAGAATAATCATAAAACTTATAGTTATATTGTAGGGTTTCCTCTTGAGAATATTGCTAAACATACTCTTGTATTTAGTCCTTTTATGGTTAAAAAAATTATTAGTGGAGGTATACTATTTTTATTATGTATTAATATATTGATTGCAATAATAGTAGCCTATCTTTTTTTTGCTACTAAGATGGGAAAACCTTTAGAGCGTATAATACAAGGTATAAAAGAGTTATCAGAAGGAAACTATGAAAAGTATTATAAAGAAGAGGGCATATATAGGGAGGTATTTGTTAGTTTAAATAAGCTCAATAAAATTCTTAATGAAAATAAACTTCAAAGAAAAGAATTAGATAAAATGAGAGATAATTGGATTACTTCTATATCCCATGATGTTAAAACTCCATTATCTTCTATAAAAGGGTATTCAGAAATTATGAAAAAACCTGATTATAGTTTTTCACCTTCAGAAGTAAAAGAATATTCAAGTATAATATGGAAAAAGGCTTCATATATACAAGCTTTGATTGAAGAATTAAATTTAACATATAAGCTTAAAAATAAATTATTTTTAGTAAATAAAAGTAAAACAAATATGGTAAATATGCTGCAAAACATAATTATAGAAATTTTAAATCATCCTATGTATTCAAAGAGAAATTTAAATTTTCACTATCAAAAAGAAATCGTTATGGGTTTTGTGGATGAAGTTCTTTTAAAAAGAGCACTTACTAATTTAATTTTTAATGCTATAATCCATAATGATGAAAAAGTTAAGGTTGATATTTTAATATATGAAAAAGATAATAGCATATATATTCTAATAAAGGATACAGGAAAAGGTATTTCAAAAGAAGATTTACCATATATTTTTGAGAGGTATTACAGAGGTACAAATACTTCTTCCTCTAATGAGGGATCAGGGTTAGGAATGGCTATAGCTAAACAAATAATTGACATACATAGAGGAGAGATTTATATAGAAAGTAAATTAGATGTAGGAACTGATATAACAATAATTTTAAATAAGTAA
- the tyrS gene encoding tyrosine--tRNA ligase produces MKSIEEQIKIISKGVDEIINVEDLKNKLERSQKTGKPLTVKLGLDPTAPDIHIGHSVVLRKIRQLQDLGHRAVIIIGDFTGRIGDPTGKSKTRKPLTQEEVMFNAKTYEEQIFKIIDKDKTDLKFNSEWLGKLSLRDTIELTSKYTVARMLEREDFKKRFESHSSIGIHEFFYPLLQAFDSVTLKADIELGGTDQRFNLLMGRTIQKDFDQESQVAILMPLLEGTDGKDKMSKSLGNYIGINEDANDIYGKVMSIPDEMIVKYYELATDIHPDEVAKIKAKLEEENVNPRDIKMELAKEIVRLYHGEEVSIKAEENFKNIFQQGNMPEDIGTIEENVAETNIVDLIVKAEFAPSKNEARRLVKQGAVKINGEKVDEECKVKNEDILQVGKKKFIKILSQK; encoded by the coding sequence ATGAAAAGTATAGAAGAGCAAATAAAAATAATATCTAAAGGTGTAGATGAAATTATAAATGTAGAAGATTTAAAAAATAAACTAGAAAGATCACAAAAAACAGGCAAACCTCTAACAGTTAAATTAGGATTAGACCCTACAGCACCTGACATTCATATAGGTCATTCAGTAGTTTTAAGAAAAATAAGACAGCTACAAGACTTAGGACATAGAGCAGTTATAATAATAGGAGACTTTACAGGAAGAATAGGAGATCCAACAGGAAAGTCTAAAACTAGAAAACCATTAACACAAGAAGAAGTTATGTTTAATGCTAAAACTTATGAAGAACAAATATTTAAAATAATAGATAAAGATAAGACAGACTTAAAATTTAATAGCGAATGGTTAGGCAAATTATCTTTAAGAGATACTATAGAGTTGACTTCGAAATATACAGTAGCTAGAATGCTTGAAAGGGAAGATTTTAAAAAGAGATTTGAAAGTCACTCTAGTATAGGAATACACGAATTCTTTTACCCATTACTACAAGCTTTTGACTCTGTTACTTTAAAGGCAGATATAGAATTAGGGGGAACAGATCAAAGATTTAACCTTCTTATGGGAAGAACTATACAAAAGGATTTTGATCAAGAAAGCCAAGTAGCTATTCTTATGCCATTATTAGAGGGAACAGATGGAAAAGACAAAATGAGCAAAAGTTTAGGAAACTATATAGGAATAAATGAAGATGCCAATGATATATACGGAAAAGTTATGTCTATACCAGATGAAATGATAGTTAAATACTATGAATTAGCTACAGATATACATCCAGATGAAGTAGCAAAAATAAAAGCAAAATTAGAAGAAGAAAATGTTAATCCAAGAGATATTAAAATGGAACTAGCTAAAGAAATAGTAAGACTATACCATGGAGAAGAAGTATCTATAAAAGCAGAAGAAAATTTCAAAAATATATTCCAACAAGGAAATATGCCAGAAGATATAGGTACTATAGAAGAAAATGTAGCTGAAACAAATATAGTGGACTTAATAGTTAAGGCGGAATTTGCTCCTAGTAAAAATGAAGCTAGAAGATTAGTAAAACAAGGAGCAGTAAAAATAAATGGAGAAAAAGTAGACGAAGAATGTAAAGT